A stretch of Lentibacillus sp. JNUCC-1 DNA encodes these proteins:
- the yidC gene encoding membrane protein insertase YidC codes for MQHSSIFTLVKKYGLIGLLLLLVLTGCTDLNEPINSDTEGWFNHYFVYTFSVLIKGLAHFLNDSYGLAIIIITLLIRLAVMPFMLKQTRSSLEMQDKMKFIKPELDEIQKKYKGKKDKESQMKMQQETMQLYQKHNFNPLASMAGCLPMLIQFPILIGFYYAIRKTPEIATHNFLWFNLGETDLLLTALAVIIYFLQFRVSQIGLDPQQKKQMAMIGLISPIMIGFVSLNAPAALPLYWAVGGLFIIVQTLISKRIFLAHKRQKEREAVTEQ; via the coding sequence ATGCAACACTCATCTATATTCACGCTCGTTAAAAAATACGGTCTGATCGGACTCCTGTTACTGCTTGTCCTGACGGGCTGTACAGATCTGAACGAACCAATCAATTCAGACACTGAAGGCTGGTTTAACCATTATTTTGTCTACACATTCTCAGTCTTGATTAAAGGTCTGGCCCATTTTTTAAATGACAGTTATGGACTGGCGATTATCATTATTACGCTTCTCATACGTCTGGCGGTTATGCCGTTTATGCTGAAACAGACAAGAAGCAGTCTGGAAATGCAAGACAAAATGAAATTCATCAAACCTGAATTAGACGAAATCCAAAAGAAATATAAAGGCAAGAAAGATAAAGAGTCCCAAATGAAAATGCAGCAGGAAACGATGCAGCTGTATCAGAAACACAATTTCAATCCGCTGGCCTCAATGGCAGGCTGTTTGCCCATGCTGATTCAGTTTCCGATATTAATCGGTTTTTATTATGCCATTCGCAAAACCCCGGAAATTGCAACACACAATTTTCTTTGGTTTAATCTTGGCGAAACCGATTTGCTGTTAACGGCCCTTGCTGTGATCATTTACTTCCTGCAATTCAGAGTTTCACAAATCGGGCTTGACCCTCAGCAGAAGAAACAAATGGCCATGATTGGGCTGATTTCTCCGATTATGATCGGGTTCGTTTCTTTAAATGCACCAGCGGCCCTTCCATTGTATTGGGCAGTCGGCGGCTTGTTCATCATCGTTCAAACCCTAATATCAAAACGCATCTTCCTGGCCCACAAACGCCAAAAAGAACGAGAAGCCGTCACAGAACAATAA
- the cyoE gene encoding heme o synthase: MNKIETLSTETNQISQGKQDVGMILTDLKSLFKGLVLVLNVLPVVVGFWLAIYFTTGTFSGQWETFFLTIIGSTLVMAGALALNNWYEVDLDQKMERTQARPTVTGNFNMKTVLYIGIGLSAAGMLLLLFTTLEAAVYGLIGWFTYVVLYTFWSKRKYTLNTIIGSVSGAVTPLIGWAAVDSAFHIVPITLALIIFVWQVPHTFAIAIKRHDEYKAAGVPMLPVVYGFDITKRQMLIYIIALFPLPFFVVGQIGGLFAAVASVLNIAWIMLSVKGFKAKDNRAWAQRMFIYSLAYLTTVLLLMFIVTVPSFS; the protein is encoded by the coding sequence ATGAATAAAATTGAAACCTTATCGACTGAAACAAATCAGATCAGCCAGGGAAAGCAGGATGTGGGGATGATACTGACAGACTTGAAATCTTTGTTTAAAGGACTTGTATTGGTCTTGAATGTGCTGCCAGTGGTAGTAGGTTTTTGGCTGGCAATTTATTTTACAACAGGCACTTTTTCAGGACAATGGGAGACATTTTTTCTAACCATTATTGGAAGTACGCTAGTGATGGCCGGTGCACTTGCGCTGAATAATTGGTATGAAGTGGATCTTGACCAGAAGATGGAACGCACGCAAGCACGCCCGACTGTAACTGGCAATTTTAATATGAAAACTGTTCTTTATATAGGGATCGGGTTAAGTGCTGCCGGGATGCTCCTGCTTTTATTTACGACTCTTGAAGCGGCTGTTTATGGGTTGATCGGCTGGTTTACGTATGTGGTTTTGTACACGTTCTGGTCGAAACGGAAGTATACATTGAACACAATCATTGGAAGTGTGTCTGGTGCGGTGACGCCGCTTATCGGCTGGGCAGCAGTAGATTCGGCTTTTCATATTGTGCCGATCACACTGGCATTGATTATTTTCGTTTGGCAAGTGCCACATACATTTGCGATTGCGATTAAAAGACATGATGAATATAAAGCTGCAGGTGTGCCAATGCTTCCGGTCGTTTACGGATTTGATATTACGAAGCGGCAGATGCTGATTTATATTATCGCATTGTTCCCATTGCCATTTTTTGTAGTGGGGCAGATCGGTGGGCTTTTTGCAGCAGTTGCTTCGGTACTGAACATAGCCTGGATTATGCTTTCGGTTAAAGGGTTCAAAGCAAAAGATAACCGGGCCTGGGCCCAGCGCATGTTTATATACTCACTAGCCTATCTTACAACCGTATTATTACTTATGTTTATCGTCACAGTTCCTTCGTTTAGTTAA
- a CDS encoding chemotaxis protein CheW — protein sequence MDEMIKVIVCQLDNQTYGVDVQHVLSIEEMTSLTPVPKASEFIKGILYLRGDMIPVIDLKERLEIRGQKNASTQRIVIVMLDDVQAGFIVDAATDVIDIETSTIEEAPELLGSIDKTFIQGVAKRENDILILLDLVKVLNFEETNEVKQLEEDLSEAQETN from the coding sequence ATGGATGAGATGATCAAAGTGATTGTGTGCCAACTGGACAACCAGACATATGGGGTAGACGTGCAGCATGTGTTATCAATTGAAGAAATGACCTCTTTAACCCCTGTGCCAAAAGCATCTGAGTTTATCAAAGGGATTCTTTATCTGCGGGGAGATATGATTCCTGTGATTGATTTAAAAGAAAGGCTTGAAATCAGAGGACAGAAGAATGCATCCACTCAACGGATTGTTATAGTGATGCTGGATGATGTTCAAGCCGGCTTTATTGTTGACGCAGCGACAGATGTAATTGATATTGAGACGTCAACAATCGAGGAGGCACCTGAATTACTGGGGAGTATTGACAAGACATTTATTCAAGGTGTGGCTAAGCGCGAGAATGACATACTGATCTTGCTGGATCTTGTCAAAGTTCTTAATTTCGAGGAAACCAATGAAGTGAAGCAGCTTGAAGAAGATCTATCGGAAGCACAGGAAACCAATTGA
- a CDS encoding copper homeostasis protein CutC, with product MNIEVITLNKQDTAQAAQLGASRVELVSAMEAGGLTPSYGTLKRILPGAPLPVHVMVRPHAYGFVYDDEDAEAIAEDVQMIQQLGGTHIVFGCLTEAGKIDESLLSRVIELAPDMDITFHRAFDQTDDLTEAYHTLVKYTPHVSRILTSGGKDKSTEAANELKQLVALSEATGGPRIMPGSGINTDNLAELHKQVGAQDYHIGSGVRTSGAFNHPLDPALMDQVKTILGK from the coding sequence ATGAACATTGAAGTGATTACACTAAACAAGCAAGACACCGCACAAGCCGCACAACTCGGCGCATCACGCGTAGAGCTCGTCAGCGCTATGGAGGCTGGCGGTCTGACACCAAGCTACGGAACCCTTAAACGCATCCTTCCAGGCGCACCACTGCCCGTACACGTCATGGTCCGCCCCCACGCTTACGGGTTTGTGTACGATGACGAAGATGCAGAAGCCATTGCAGAAGATGTTCAAATGATCCAGCAGCTGGGCGGAACCCATATCGTTTTTGGCTGTTTAACAGAGGCGGGAAAGATCGACGAGTCACTGCTTTCCCGCGTGATAGAACTTGCCCCTGATATGGACATCACCTTTCATCGCGCGTTCGATCAGACAGACGATCTAACAGAAGCCTATCATACACTGGTAAAATACACGCCGCATGTCTCACGCATTCTCACTTCAGGCGGAAAAGACAAGTCCACGGAAGCAGCGAACGAACTCAAACAATTGGTCGCCTTGTCAGAAGCAACAGGCGGCCCCCGGATCATGCCCGGGAGCGGAATCAACACAGACAACCTGGCCGAACTGCATAAGCAAGTCGGCGCCCAAGATTATCACATCGGCTCAGGCGTCCGCACCAGCGGCGCATTCAACCATCCCCTTGACCCTGCACTGATGGATCAGGTCAAGACAATACTCGGCAAATAA
- a CDS encoding methyl-accepting chemotaxis protein, which translates to MRKIFNFKSVRTKILFGFGVVIVLAVAIMSLAFLAFSDISEETEAIVEDQLPLIKAGEGVTLNMSESNALLRGYFIYKDDSIKETLRDALDEGEQLEKQYMKMTDDPEAKALFAQKEEWEGLVQKAIRDIDFGYQDSVSSLMSEMKPMSDEIMVGFKELSDREMAAIESAGEGVQSTLKDASFVILVIAIVVLLVSIIMAFITSRAITKPVKTVVERMSALAQGDLSQEPLTTRSRDEIAELVHATNTMNANNRELMQHIASVSETVSTQSKDLNQSAYEVKSGNEQIASTMEELSTGAETQANSAGELASVMNSFADKIEAAHQHGAQIEERSQSMTDLSGEGRDMMRASTEQMTRINDIVKNAAEKMHDLDQKSRQISTLVQVINDIADQTNLLALNAAIEAARAGEHGKGFAVVADEVRKLAEQVSHSAEDITGIVTDIQTESQSMTVSLNDGFSEVEQGTKQIESTGSTFEEIRSGLSGMVEAIHTISDHLDDIAGGGQQMNTAVEDIASVSEESAAGVEEAAASAQQASSSMDEVATSAQQLAHSAEELNGLLQRFKL; encoded by the coding sequence ATGAGAAAGATATTTAATTTTAAAAGTGTGCGGACGAAAATTCTATTTGGTTTTGGCGTTGTCATCGTCTTGGCCGTTGCCATTATGAGTTTGGCTTTTTTGGCTTTCAGTGATATTAGCGAAGAAACAGAGGCCATTGTGGAAGATCAGTTACCCCTGATCAAAGCAGGTGAAGGCGTAACATTGAATATGTCTGAATCAAATGCCCTTTTAAGAGGTTATTTTATTTATAAAGATGATTCAATTAAAGAAACTTTACGCGATGCTCTTGATGAAGGGGAACAATTGGAAAAACAGTATATGAAAATGACGGATGACCCCGAAGCGAAAGCATTATTTGCACAAAAGGAAGAATGGGAAGGGCTGGTGCAAAAAGCTATACGGGATATCGATTTCGGTTATCAGGATAGTGTCAGTTCCCTTATGTCTGAAATGAAGCCCATGTCAGATGAAATTATGGTCGGTTTTAAAGAACTGTCTGATCGGGAAATGGCTGCAATCGAATCGGCTGGCGAGGGTGTGCAGTCCACTTTAAAAGATGCTTCCTTTGTCATACTTGTGATCGCTATTGTGGTGCTGCTGGTCAGCATCATTATGGCGTTTATAACTTCCCGCGCCATTACCAAGCCTGTTAAAACAGTGGTGGAACGCATGAGTGCTTTGGCTCAGGGGGATCTCAGCCAAGAGCCGCTTACGACGCGTTCACGAGATGAGATTGCCGAACTGGTCCATGCCACAAACACCATGAATGCAAATAATCGCGAATTGATGCAGCATATTGCTTCTGTGTCAGAAACTGTATCGACTCAAAGTAAAGATCTGAACCAATCCGCCTATGAGGTGAAATCAGGCAACGAACAGATTGCGTCTACAATGGAGGAGCTTTCAACAGGTGCCGAAACCCAGGCTAACAGTGCAGGTGAACTCGCAAGTGTGATGAATTCATTTGCCGATAAAATTGAAGCAGCTCATCAGCATGGGGCACAGATTGAAGAACGTTCTCAAAGTATGACAGACCTGAGCGGTGAAGGCCGTGACATGATGAGAGCTTCGACAGAACAGATGACACGTATTAATGACATAGTGAAGAACGCTGCGGAAAAAATGCATGATCTGGATCAGAAATCCCGTCAAATTTCCACACTTGTTCAAGTGATCAATGATATTGCTGATCAAACGAACTTGCTGGCGCTAAATGCTGCCATTGAAGCTGCGCGTGCAGGAGAGCATGGAAAAGGGTTTGCGGTGGTTGCGGATGAGGTTCGTAAACTAGCTGAACAGGTCAGTCATTCTGCTGAAGATATTACGGGGATTGTCACGGATATCCAAACAGAATCCCAGTCAATGACCGTTTCTCTTAATGACGGGTTTTCTGAAGTGGAGCAGGGCACGAAGCAGATTGAATCCACTGGCAGTACCTTTGAAGAGATTCGGTCTGGTTTGTCTGGCATGGTTGAAGCCATTCATACGATATCAGATCATTTGGATGATATCGCTGGTGGTGGTCAGCAGATGAATACTGCTGTGGAAGATATTGCATCTGTTTCAGAAGAATCTGCTGCCGGTGTTGAAGAGGCAGCTGCTTCTGCTCAACAAGCAAGCAGCTCCATGGACGAAGTAGCCACAAGCGCCCAACAGCTCGCACATTCCGCTGAAGAACTAAACGGACTGCTGCAGCGGTTTAAACTATAA